From the genome of Pseudomonas sp. TMP9, one region includes:
- a CDS encoding DNA-processing protein DprA, with translation MDDKEFWRSEKVAFLALASVKGVGFWTIQKIAQSGAGYKDLLKEPEKAGLDKIFREAGFDGLEGQEKLWNVGLASARNLAASAVVLLFKNEPSFPSKLRKIPDAPEWLFVQGNVENLEKHAVAIVGTRKPSDDGLFLTRYVVSSLAKSGFVTVSGLALGIDQIAHSESVRYQLPTIAVLGTGILQNYPKGSEPLRLKILQAGGTVITEYLPEQSYSAENFVRRNRLQAALGDILIPAEWQIKSGTAHTVKFAHKYEKRIINVYLPGTMPDKPELDFSANSYGAINLQIPFDTNKLMNEYNLISNSKTQSEIAQSIPTEITTPVDESVSSSSNTVDSSENSESGQLPLI, from the coding sequence ATGGATGACAAAGAGTTTTGGCGGAGCGAGAAAGTGGCGTTTTTAGCGCTCGCTAGCGTTAAAGGCGTTGGTTTCTGGACTATCCAAAAAATTGCGCAATCCGGTGCGGGCTACAAGGACTTGCTCAAGGAGCCTGAAAAAGCAGGCCTTGATAAGATCTTCAGGGAGGCTGGCTTTGACGGCCTCGAAGGGCAAGAAAAACTCTGGAACGTTGGCTTAGCCTCCGCTAGAAATCTAGCAGCCAGTGCCGTCGTTTTGCTATTCAAGAACGAACCTAGTTTTCCTTCGAAGCTGAGAAAAATACCTGATGCGCCCGAGTGGCTTTTCGTACAGGGCAATGTAGAAAACCTGGAAAAACACGCGGTAGCAATAGTTGGCACCAGGAAGCCGTCAGACGACGGCCTTTTCCTTACTCGCTATGTTGTATCCAGTTTAGCGAAATCAGGTTTCGTAACCGTCAGCGGACTTGCATTGGGCATTGACCAAATAGCCCACAGTGAATCTGTGCGCTATCAACTACCCACAATTGCGGTACTGGGTACCGGAATTCTTCAGAATTACCCGAAAGGCTCGGAGCCCCTACGGTTAAAAATCCTCCAAGCTGGCGGAACCGTGATCACCGAGTACCTACCAGAGCAGTCTTACAGTGCGGAAAACTTTGTCAGAAGAAATAGGCTACAAGCTGCCCTCGGGGATATTTTGATACCTGCCGAATGGCAGATCAAAAGTGGCACTGCTCATACGGTAAAGTTTGCCCACAAGTATGAGAAACGAATCATCAACGTGTACCTACCAGGCACGATGCCTGACAAACCGGAGCTTGATTTTTCTGCGAACTCCTATGGCGCGATAAATCTTCAAATTCCGTTCGATACAAATAAATTGATGAATGAATATAATTTGATCTCAAACTCAAAGACTCAGTCTGAAATAGCACAATCAATACCCACAGAAATAACCACACCAGTTGATGAGTCTGTATCAAGCTCATCAAATACCGTCGACAGTTCGGAAAACTCTGAATCAGGTCAGCTTCCTCTAATCTGA
- the mobV gene encoding MobV family relaxase — protein MEIAIRYKWLYMYSIIRTKKIKTIAALNSSARHTFREQPTPNADPAKLAQNRMAGAKNSAQLTSVLQGRLPERRRSDAVLCIEYLITASPEAFERHGGHLNDLGSGYFSDAVRWLNERHGMDNVLSATLHLDERTPHLVAYVVPLTAEGRLSARDYLGGAELMRNMQDSFHDSCGASRGLQRGLRRSKAKHEDISSFYGALSAVGAAPELSAKDYALRAVGHKTSAWYKAEELTKALSIDASIEIKRRKRTSSKQKLIEIAEINNNVKAINLCHKEESLTKREREIECREKAIERREPELAIAIAKAEGMERLVELLKSKLNPQVKLKPTRATDYSYDFEFSVP, from the coding sequence ATGGAGATAGCTATACGCTATAAGTGGCTGTATATGTACTCAATAATAAGAACAAAAAAGATTAAAACTATTGCGGCTCTTAATAGCTCTGCTCGCCACACTTTCCGAGAGCAACCTACACCGAATGCTGATCCGGCTAAGCTTGCTCAAAATAGAATGGCAGGTGCTAAAAACAGCGCACAGTTAACCAGTGTCCTGCAAGGTCGCTTACCTGAGCGCAGGAGATCTGACGCAGTGTTGTGTATCGAGTATCTAATTACAGCCTCACCAGAGGCTTTCGAGCGCCATGGTGGGCATTTGAACGACCTTGGTTCAGGTTACTTTAGCGATGCAGTGCGCTGGTTGAACGAGCGTCATGGCATGGATAATGTCTTATCCGCAACATTGCATCTCGATGAAAGAACACCTCACTTAGTTGCATATGTCGTCCCTTTAACTGCCGAAGGCCGCCTTAGTGCGCGGGATTATCTTGGGGGGGCTGAGCTAATGAGAAACATGCAAGACAGTTTCCATGATTCCTGCGGAGCCTCAAGAGGACTTCAGCGTGGGCTTCGTAGGTCGAAAGCCAAGCATGAAGATATCTCGTCATTTTACGGAGCTCTTTCCGCAGTCGGTGCAGCCCCTGAACTATCCGCAAAAGATTATGCCTTGAGGGCCGTGGGACATAAGACATCGGCATGGTACAAAGCTGAAGAGTTAACTAAGGCTCTAAGCATCGACGCATCAATCGAAATAAAGCGCAGAAAAAGAACTAGCAGCAAACAAAAATTAATAGAAATAGCCGAAATAAATAATAATGTAAAAGCGATCAATTTGTGTCATAAAGAAGAGAGCTTAACCAAGCGCGAGCGTGAAATTGAGTGTCGTGAAAAAGCAATTGAAAGACGGGAGCCTGAATTGGCCATAGCCATTGCTAAAGCTGAAGGCATGGAGCGACTGGTTGAGCTACTAAAAAGTAAGCTCAATCCTCAAGTGAAGTTAAAACCAACAAGAGCAACTGATTACTCATACGATTTTGAGTTCAGCGTACCTTGA
- a CDS encoding ammonium transporter: MTLRKIAGLGALLSFVPGVAMAEEASLNSGDTAWMLVATVLVLFMTIPGLALFYAGMVRSKNVLSVLMQCFAVTGLISILWVVYGYSLAFDTSGMEQGVLNLNSFVGGLSKAFLSGLTLDSLVAGIPESVFITFQMTFAIITPALIVGAFAERMKFSAMLLFMAVWFTLVYAPIAHMVWGGDGALMWDWGVLDFAGGTVVHINAGIAGLVACVVLGKRKGFPTTAMPPHNLGYTLIGASMLWVGWFGFNAGSALAANASAGMAMLVTQIATATAALSWMFAEWITHRKPSVLGIASGAVAGLVAITPASGTAGPMGALAIGLASGVICFFCATSLKRKLGYDDSLDVFGVHAMGGIVGAILTGAFAAPALGGFGTVVDIPAQLWIQFKGVAFTVVYTAVVTFVILKVIDLVMGLRVSEEEETIGLDLALHNERGYNL, encoded by the coding sequence ATGACTCTGCGAAAAATCGCAGGGCTAGGAGCCCTTTTGTCTTTCGTTCCTGGCGTTGCCATGGCCGAAGAGGCAAGCCTGAACAGCGGCGACACCGCTTGGATGTTGGTCGCTACTGTATTGGTGTTGTTTATGACCATCCCCGGTCTGGCGCTGTTTTACGCCGGCATGGTGCGTTCCAAGAACGTGCTGTCGGTGTTGATGCAGTGTTTTGCGGTTACCGGGTTGATCAGCATTCTGTGGGTCGTTTACGGCTACAGCCTGGCCTTTGACACGAGCGGCATGGAGCAAGGGGTACTCAACCTCAACTCCTTCGTCGGCGGCCTCTCCAAAGCCTTCCTTTCTGGTTTAACCCTGGACAGCCTGGTGGCTGGAATTCCGGAGAGTGTGTTCATCACCTTCCAGATGACCTTCGCCATCATCACGCCGGCGCTGATTGTTGGTGCCTTTGCCGAGCGCATGAAGTTCTCGGCCATGCTGCTCTTTATGGCGGTGTGGTTCACCTTGGTCTACGCACCGATTGCGCACATGGTCTGGGGCGGCGACGGTGCGCTGATGTGGGATTGGGGCGTGCTCGATTTCGCGGGTGGCACGGTGGTGCACATCAATGCGGGTATCGCCGGTCTGGTGGCCTGCGTTGTATTGGGTAAGCGTAAAGGCTTTCCGACTACCGCGATGCCGCCGCACAACCTGGGCTACACCCTGATCGGCGCAAGCATGCTCTGGGTCGGCTGGTTCGGTTTTAACGCAGGCTCTGCGTTAGCCGCCAACGCCAGCGCTGGGATGGCCATGCTGGTCACTCAGATTGCCACCGCTACAGCGGCGCTGAGCTGGATGTTCGCCGAGTGGATCACGCACCGCAAACCGAGCGTGCTGGGCATTGCCTCGGGTGCTGTCGCGGGGCTGGTGGCGATCACGCCGGCGTCCGGCACAGCAGGGCCAATGGGCGCTCTGGCGATTGGTCTGGCCAGTGGGGTGATCTGCTTCTTCTGCGCCACCAGCCTGAAGCGCAAGCTTGGATACGACGATTCCCTCGACGTATTCGGTGTGCATGCCATGGGCGGCATTGTCGGCGCCATCCTCACTGGTGCGTTCGCCGCACCGGCGCTGGGCGGTTTCGGCACGGTGGTGGATATTCCGGCGCAGTTATGGATCCAGTTCAAAGGGGTGGCCTTCACGGTGGTCTACACCGCGGTGGTGACCTTCGTCATTCTGAAAGTGATCGACCTAGTAATGGGCCTGCGTGTCAGTGAAGAGGAAGAGACCATCGGTCTCGATCTCGCCCTGCATAACGAGCGCGGCTACAACCTGTAA
- a CDS encoding IS30 family transposase produces MSYTELSVEERATIQIGRAQGFSLREIACLITRSPSTISRELRRNQGACGGYSARVAQQQMQARRQVCRPMRKLLPGSERFALVTHMLRERLSPEQIAGKLRSMNIPSLREAYVCRETIYNAIYALPVGELRKELIICLRQSKTTRRPRSGGVDRRGQIPEMVSIHVRPPEIEDRLMPGHWEGDLIKGKANASSVGTLVERTSGYLMLVKMNDATATSAMEGFSAALNGMPFAMRKSMTYDQGREMARHAEITQKTGVAIFFCDPHSPWQRGSNENINGLIRQYLPKGTDLSVHSQAELDAIALQLNMRPRKRFDFKCPIEVMGEVMQAAMTMRHDAPTSIH; encoded by the coding sequence ATGTCTTATACCGAACTCAGCGTTGAAGAGCGCGCCACCATTCAAATCGGTCGTGCCCAGGGCTTCAGCCTGCGCGAGATTGCCTGCTTGATCACTCGATCCCCTTCGACCATCAGCCGGGAGTTGCGGCGTAATCAAGGTGCCTGTGGCGGCTACTCGGCCCGGGTGGCACAACAGCAGATGCAAGCCCGCCGGCAGGTGTGTCGACCGATGCGAAAGCTGTTGCCGGGTAGCGAGCGCTTCGCGTTGGTGACCCATATGCTGCGTGAGCGTTTGTCTCCCGAGCAGATTGCCGGCAAGCTGCGCAGCATGAATATTCCCAGCCTCAGAGAGGCCTACGTCTGTCGCGAGACGATCTATAACGCGATTTATGCCCTGCCGGTCGGCGAGCTGCGTAAGGAGTTGATCATCTGCTTGCGCCAAAGCAAGACGACGCGCAGACCGCGCTCTGGCGGCGTGGATCGGCGCGGCCAGATCCCTGAAATGGTCAGCATTCACGTGCGCCCCCCTGAAATCGAAGACCGGCTTATGCCGGGGCATTGGGAAGGCGACTTGATCAAGGGTAAAGCCAACGCCTCATCTGTAGGCACGTTGGTGGAGCGCACCAGTGGTTACTTGATGCTGGTGAAGATGAACGACGCGACGGCGACCTCGGCGATGGAGGGCTTCAGTGCAGCGCTCAATGGCATGCCGTTTGCGATGCGCAAGAGCATGACCTACGACCAAGGACGGGAGATGGCGCGGCACGCTGAGATCACCCAGAAAACGGGTGTAGCGATCTTCTTCTGTGACCCTCATAGCCCTTGGCAGCGAGGTAGCAACGAAAACATCAATGGCCTGATCCGCCAGTACCTGCCCAAAGGCACAGACCTGTCGGTACACAGCCAGGCAGAGTTGGATGCCATCGCTCTGCAACTGAACATGCGGCCGCGTAAGCGCTTCGACTTCAAGTGCCCCATCGAAGTTATGGGCGAGGTGATGCAAGCAGCCATGACAATGCGGCATGATGCTCCGACTTCAATTCATTAA
- the xerC gene encoding tyrosine recombinase XerC, whose amino-acid sequence MQDLLDAYLEHLRSERQLSAHTLIGYSHDLSKLVALCPLEHIDSWPALDTARLRRMVGRLHRQGQSSRSLARLLSATRGLYRYLIREGHCQSDPASGLTPPKGERRLPKTLDADRTAQLLDGALEDDFIARRDQAMLELFYSSGLRLSELVSLNLDSLDLPAGLVRVIGKGNKARELPLGRMARESMAQWLPLRALANPADGAVFISQQGRRIGPRAVQLRVRQAGVRELGQHLHPHMLRHSFASHMLESSQDLRAVQELLGHADIATTQVYTHLDFQHLAAVYDQAHPRAKRKGNTE is encoded by the coding sequence ATGCAAGACTTACTGGACGCCTACCTCGAGCACTTGCGCAGCGAGCGCCAGCTTTCTGCCCACACCCTAATCGGCTATAGCCACGACCTCAGTAAGCTGGTGGCGCTGTGCCCACTTGAGCACATTGATAGCTGGCCGGCACTCGACACCGCGCGACTGCGGCGCATGGTCGGTCGCCTGCATAGGCAAGGCCAATCCAGCCGCAGCCTAGCCCGCCTGCTGTCTGCTACCCGCGGGTTGTACCGTTATTTGATTCGCGAAGGCCATTGCCAGAGCGATCCCGCCAGTGGCCTGACGCCACCCAAAGGGGAGCGCCGCCTGCCAAAAACCCTGGATGCCGACCGCACGGCGCAACTGCTGGACGGCGCGCTGGAAGACGACTTTATTGCTCGCCGCGATCAGGCCATGCTTGAGTTGTTCTACTCATCAGGCTTGCGCCTGTCGGAGCTGGTCAGCCTTAACCTCGACAGCCTCGACCTGCCCGCTGGTTTAGTTCGCGTCATCGGTAAAGGTAACAAGGCCCGCGAACTGCCGCTGGGTCGCATGGCGCGCGAGTCTATGGCGCAGTGGTTGCCGCTGCGTGCGCTGGCCAACCCGGCCGATGGTGCCGTGTTTATCAGCCAGCAGGGCCGCCGAATCGGCCCGCGCGCCGTGCAACTGCGCGTGCGCCAAGCTGGCGTGCGTGAGTTGGGCCAGCACCTGCACCCACATATGCTGCGCCATAGCTTTGCCAGCCATATGCTGGAGTCATCCCAAGACTTACGCGCGGTACAGGAACTGCTCGGCCACGCCGATATCGCCACCACCCAGGTTTACACCCACCTAGATTTCCAGCACCTGGCCGCGGTCTATGACCAAGCCCACCCCAGGGCTAAACGCAAAGGCAATACAGAATGA
- a CDS encoding ammonium transporter, which yields MDNTALTALQYGFDTFYFLICGALVMWMAAGFAMLESGLVRAKNTTEILTKNIALYAVASIMYLVIGYHIMYSSPEGGILPSLGFLIGDENSVESVLAGGEDAPYYSARSDFFFQVVFAATCMSIVSGAVAERMKLFAFLAFAVVMTGFIYPVQGFWKWGSGFLNEAGFLDFAGSGIVHMAGATAALVGVLLLGARKGKYGPNGQVNAIPGANLPMAALGTFILWMGWFGFNGGSQLKMSTIEDANAVAQVFVNTNMSAAGGLIAALIVARVLFGKADLTMALNGALAGLVAITAEPLTPSALQATLIGGVGGVLVVFSILGLDKLKLDDPVGAISVHGVVGIWGLLAVCLTNSDATLGAQLLGIGSIFAWVFIASLIVWSIIKLVIGLRVSEEEEYEGVDIAECGMEAYPEFTKR from the coding sequence ATGGACAACACAGCATTGACTGCACTGCAGTACGGTTTTGATACGTTTTACTTCCTGATTTGCGGCGCGCTGGTGATGTGGATGGCGGCGGGTTTCGCCATGCTCGAATCCGGTTTGGTGCGCGCCAAGAACACCACTGAAATTCTGACAAAAAACATCGCCCTGTACGCCGTGGCCAGCATCATGTACTTGGTTATTGGCTACCACATCATGTACTCCAGCCCTGAAGGCGGCATCCTGCCAAGCTTGGGTTTCTTGATTGGTGATGAAAATAGTGTCGAGTCAGTATTGGCCGGCGGTGAAGATGCGCCTTACTACTCAGCCCGTTCGGACTTCTTCTTCCAGGTGGTGTTCGCCGCTACCTGCATGTCGATTGTTTCCGGTGCTGTCGCTGAGCGCATGAAGCTGTTTGCCTTCCTGGCTTTCGCCGTGGTCATGACCGGTTTCATCTATCCGGTACAAGGCTTCTGGAAATGGGGTTCAGGCTTCCTCAACGAGGCCGGCTTCCTTGACTTCGCAGGCTCCGGCATCGTGCACATGGCGGGTGCTACGGCGGCTCTGGTTGGCGTACTGCTGCTGGGCGCACGCAAGGGCAAATACGGCCCGAATGGCCAAGTAAACGCCATTCCGGGTGCCAACCTGCCCATGGCCGCACTGGGTACCTTCATCCTGTGGATGGGCTGGTTCGGTTTCAACGGTGGTTCGCAGCTGAAGATGAGCACCATCGAAGACGCTAACGCGGTTGCCCAAGTTTTCGTCAACACCAATATGTCAGCTGCCGGTGGCCTGATCGCAGCGCTCATCGTCGCGCGCGTTCTGTTCGGTAAGGCTGACCTGACCATGGCGCTCAACGGTGCGTTGGCGGGCCTGGTGGCGATCACCGCCGAGCCGTTAACCCCATCGGCCCTGCAAGCCACCCTGATCGGTGGTGTAGGCGGCGTACTGGTGGTGTTCTCGATCCTCGGTCTGGACAAGCTCAAGCTCGACGATCCAGTCGGTGCCATTTCCGTTCACGGGGTGGTCGGTATCTGGGGCCTGCTCGCCGTTTGTCTCACCAACAGCGATGCCACCTTAGGCGCGCAGTTGCTGGGTATCGGTTCAATCTTCGCTTGGGTATTCATCGCCAGCCTGATCGTTTGGTCCATCATTAAACTGGTCATCGGCCTGCGGGTAAGTGAGGAAGAAGAATACGAAGGTGTGGATATCGCTGAGTGCGGCATGGAAGCCTATCCGGAATTCACCAAGCGTTAA
- a CDS encoding HAD-IA family hydrolase, translating into MSIQLITFDLDDTLWDVTPVMQDAEAALRNWLALHAPRLGAVPVEHLWSIRAGLLHAEPMLKHRLSELRRRILLHALADAGYPPSDAQALAEAGFQIFLAARHQVELFADVHPTLEALANRFQLGVITNGNADVRRLGLADYFQFALCAEELGIGKPDPKPFTEALKRAGIAAEHAVHIGDHPSDDIAGAQAAGLRAIWFNPQGKPWEAENSPDGQIRRLAELPTLLHSWA; encoded by the coding sequence ATGAGCATTCAGTTAATCACCTTCGACCTCGACGATACGCTGTGGGATGTCACCCCAGTGATGCAGGACGCTGAAGCGGCGCTGCGCAACTGGCTGGCCCTGCACGCACCGCGCTTGGGCGCCGTGCCGGTGGAGCATCTGTGGTCAATTCGTGCGGGGCTTTTGCACGCCGAGCCCATGCTCAAGCATCGCCTCAGCGAACTGCGCCGGCGCATCCTTTTGCATGCTTTGGCAGACGCCGGCTACCCGCCCAGTGATGCACAGGCACTGGCCGAAGCTGGCTTTCAGATCTTCCTCGCCGCACGCCATCAGGTAGAGTTGTTCGCCGATGTCCATCCAACCCTTGAAGCGTTGGCCAATCGCTTCCAGCTTGGGGTGATCACCAACGGCAATGCTGATGTGCGGCGACTGGGCCTCGCAGACTACTTTCAGTTCGCCCTGTGCGCCGAGGAACTGGGCATCGGCAAACCCGACCCCAAACCGTTTACCGAAGCCCTGAAGCGCGCCGGAATTGCCGCTGAACACGCCGTGCATATTGGCGATCACCCCAGCGACGATATCGCCGGCGCGCAAGCCGCCGGCCTGCGCGCCATCTGGTTCAACCCGCAGGGTAAGCCCTGGGAAGCTGAGAACAGCCCGGATGGACAAATCCGCAGGTTGGCTGAACTGCCAACGCTACTACACAGCTGGGCATAG
- the sutA gene encoding transcriptional regulator SutA encodes MSDEDLENDELEGADEDEGEELASADDGDGSDDDNGDDEVAPASKSKKVKAAVAVEELPSVEAKQKERDALARAMEEFLSRGGKVQEVEPNVVSDPPKKPEGKYGSRPI; translated from the coding sequence ATGAGCGACGAAGATCTGGAAAACGACGAATTAGAAGGCGCCGACGAAGATGAAGGCGAAGAACTGGCGAGCGCTGATGATGGTGACGGCAGCGATGATGACAACGGTGACGACGAAGTTGCCCCTGCCAGCAAAAGCAAAAAGGTAAAAGCTGCTGTTGCGGTAGAAGAGCTGCCGAGCGTTGAGGCCAAGCAGAAAGAGCGTGATGCCCTGGCCCGCGCCATGGAAGAATTCCTTTCGCGTGGTGGCAAGGTGCAGGAGGTCGAGCCAAATGTGGTCTCCGACCCGCCGAAAAAGCCAGAAGGTAAGTACGGCAGCCGTCCTATCTAG
- a CDS encoding replication endonuclease codes for MYQHTYNLPTLRQLAQYTIDELSELANTIASNHANFISSASSQGLSHHAATKHEYGVSIAPKGNKTELGILTRLSRHSNWLDQLKNLANKSREEISVKSGILGSAREGRQEYCSDQSFTLAKLANRNSSKKAAIAANQNYTTVLGYSEAAFEKGFQSIFITLTCPSEFHSSSANYAYKTFEDAHIWLTDFYLSLFGYVSRKAKVGTDFWGIRAVEVHLDGCPHWHILLYATSEVEQLIRNRLRSLYERESTSLKNYYATHHDEIIKTRPPTNYDAYKQAISYVFDNSYAGRGTSQRASVSAMRQRVAISCAGKRQYQLIGIKGVSKIKELRRHIKRDSELGGHAENLIVAKTEPNRNRLQLDALKELHFGGLRKYIFVQSTYKNGYGETRVKTSDIQYRADEQKLNEVKQERNDDLLALCLEICTGFFVFCVGVIFNSSSSQCPQWHQDLTVLSIRMDRYGCTAYIRGPPIRRSR; via the coding sequence ATGTATCAACACACCTACAACTTGCCCACGCTAAGGCAATTAGCCCAGTACACCATCGACGAACTATCTGAACTAGCGAATACAATCGCTTCAAATCACGCTAATTTTATATCGTCAGCCTCTTCACAAGGCCTATCCCATCATGCCGCGACTAAGCATGAGTACGGAGTTTCTATTGCCCCTAAAGGTAATAAAACCGAATTAGGAATTTTGACTAGGTTGTCACGCCATAGCAATTGGCTAGATCAACTCAAAAACCTGGCTAACAAATCACGCGAAGAGATTTCTGTTAAATCTGGCATTTTGGGTTCGGCGAGAGAAGGAAGGCAGGAATATTGCTCAGATCAAAGCTTTACGCTTGCGAAGCTGGCTAATCGAAACAGCAGCAAAAAAGCAGCCATTGCAGCAAATCAAAACTATACGACCGTTCTAGGCTATAGCGAGGCCGCGTTTGAAAAAGGCTTCCAATCTATATTTATAACACTTACATGCCCCTCTGAATTTCACTCATCCAGCGCAAATTACGCATATAAAACATTTGAGGATGCGCACATTTGGCTAACCGATTTTTACCTATCGTTATTTGGGTACGTGTCACGTAAAGCAAAGGTTGGCACTGACTTTTGGGGAATACGTGCAGTGGAAGTTCATTTGGACGGATGCCCTCACTGGCACATACTCCTTTATGCAACCAGCGAAGTGGAGCAATTGATAAGGAATCGTCTCCGTTCACTTTATGAACGTGAATCTACTTCCCTTAAGAATTACTACGCGACCCACCATGACGAGATCATAAAGACCCGCCCGCCGACAAATTATGATGCCTATAAACAAGCAATATCATATGTTTTTGACAATTCCTATGCAGGCAGAGGAACTAGTCAGAGAGCGTCTGTTTCTGCAATGCGGCAAAGAGTAGCTATTTCATGTGCTGGTAAGCGTCAGTATCAGCTAATCGGGATCAAGGGAGTATCAAAAATCAAGGAGCTTCGCCGTCACATAAAGCGCGATTCAGAACTTGGCGGGCATGCAGAAAACCTGATCGTGGCCAAGACTGAACCAAATCGGAATAGATTGCAGCTGGATGCCCTTAAGGAACTGCATTTTGGTGGCCTGAGGAAATATATTTTCGTCCAAAGTACATACAAAAACGGATATGGAGAGACAAGAGTAAAGACTTCTGATATCCAATATCGGGCTGACGAGCAAAAGCTAAACGAGGTTAAACAGGAAAGAAATGATGATCTTTTGGCTTTGTGCTTAGAAATTTGCACTGGGTTCTTCGTGTTCTGTGTTGGAGTTATCTTCAATTCTTCAAGTTCACAATGCCCGCAGTGGCACCAAGACCTCACCGTTCTTTCTATAAGAATGGACAGGTATGGATGCACAGCTTATATCAGGGGCCCGCCAATACGACGAAGCCGCTAG
- a CDS encoding accessory factor UbiK family protein — protein sequence MLPPKALLDALSTHASRLFNGDAPLPRGEFEAQFKMLLQSAFSKLDLVSRDEFDSQMVVLARTRARLEALEAKVAEMEARSAESSVSDA from the coding sequence ATGCTGCCACCTAAAGCCCTGCTAGACGCCTTGTCCACCCATGCCTCGCGCTTGTTTAACGGTGACGCGCCGTTGCCGCGTGGCGAATTTGAAGCTCAGTTCAAAATGTTGCTGCAAAGCGCCTTTAGCAAACTCGACTTAGTCAGCCGCGACGAATTTGACAGCCAAATGGTTGTGCTGGCGCGCACCCGTGCGCGTCTGGAGGCCCTCGAAGCCAAAGTCGCGGAGATGGAAGCGCGTAGCGCAGAAAGCAGCGTAAGCGACGCATAA
- a CDS encoding recombinase family protein: protein MSRLFLYARVSTEDQKTENQVQEIRAAGYDVHPARVIEEVISGSVSAKQRPGFVKLLERMESGDTLLVSKLDRLGRNAMDVRSTVEKLESDGIRVLCLALGGVDLTSAPGKMTMQVLGAVAEFERDLLIERTQAGLKRARGQGIKLGRPEALGTTAAVQKLKEKGLTQAVVAHSLRLGIATVKRHWNK, encoded by the coding sequence ATGTCTAGACTCTTTCTATATGCGCGTGTGTCAACTGAGGATCAGAAGACCGAGAATCAGGTGCAGGAAATTAGGGCCGCCGGTTACGACGTTCATCCTGCGCGTGTAATTGAAGAGGTGATATCAGGCAGCGTATCCGCTAAGCAGCGTCCTGGCTTCGTGAAATTGTTGGAACGCATGGAGTCAGGTGACACCTTGTTGGTTTCTAAGCTTGATCGCTTAGGCCGAAATGCCATGGATGTAAGATCTACAGTAGAGAAACTGGAGTCAGATGGTATACGCGTACTTTGTCTGGCTTTGGGAGGAGTTGATCTGACATCGGCGCCGGGCAAGATGACAATGCAAGTGTTGGGGGCGGTTGCTGAGTTTGAAAGAGACCTGCTGATTGAGCGAACTCAGGCGGGGCTGAAGCGTGCACGGGGCCAGGGTATTAAGCTTGGCCGTCCTGAGGCGCTTGGTACCACAGCTGCTGTTCAAAAACTGAAAGAAAAAGGGCTGACTCAGGCGGTCGTTGCTCATTCCCTTCGTTTAGGAATTGCTACAGTTAAGCGTCACTGGAACAAATAA
- the glnK gene encoding P-II family nitrogen regulator: MKLVTAIIKPFKLDDVRESLSEIGVQGITVTEVKGFGRQKGHTELYRGAEYVVDFLPKVKIDVAIADDQLDRVIEAITKAANTGKIGDGKIFVVNLEQAIRIRTGETGTDAV, encoded by the coding sequence ATGAAGCTAGTCACTGCCATCATCAAGCCGTTCAAGCTGGACGACGTCCGTGAGTCACTGTCGGAGATCGGCGTGCAGGGCATCACTGTCACTGAAGTTAAAGGCTTTGGACGCCAGAAAGGCCATACCGAGCTGTACCGCGGCGCTGAATACGTGGTCGATTTCTTGCCAAAAGTGAAAATCGACGTGGCCATCGCTGACGATCAACTCGATCGCGTGATCGAGGCCATCACTAAAGCTGCCAATACCGGCAAGATCGGTGACGGCAAGATTTTCGTTGTAAACCTGGAACAGGCCATCCGCATCCGTACCGGCGAAACCGGCACCGACGCAGTTTAA